In the genome of Oncorhynchus clarkii lewisi isolate Uvic-CL-2024 chromosome 4, UVic_Ocla_1.0, whole genome shotgun sequence, one region contains:
- the LOC139406922 gene encoding zinc finger protein 180-like, with product MSSLNYSPPAKEKRICWTEKEVLVKEEEEEEAVTIQKQVEGEAVTVKEEEKDVTEKDAFRVKEEEEDVALKEKEEDTVFGMEDEVKEDEDVFGMKDEEGEITVTLEEDEEEKAGDLIYTSKYRERRDYHGSSGDPQQYHDADEAESLSRSELRKKHQQRFIGKKSHCCSDCGKRFNSSSDLKIHQRIHTGEKPYGCDHCGKSFTTSSYVTIHQRTHTGEKPYVCSQCGKSFIRLQTLKAHHRIHTGEKPFGCDHCEKSFSTSSYQIIHQRTHTGEKPYSCSQCGKCFTHIKSLIVHQRTHTGEKPYSCNQCGKSFSTSSYVTIHQRIHTGEKPYSCNQCGKSFTQLNSLIVHQRTHTGEKPYSCNQCGKSFSTSSYVTIHQRIHTGEKSLSCNQCGKRYSDKRALIKHQKIHGVVS from the exons ACTCTCCTCCTGCTAAAGAAAAGAGgatctgctggacggagaaagaagttctcgtgaaagaggaggaagaagaagaggctgttacaatacaaaaacaagtagagggtgaggctgttacagtgaaagaagaagagaaagacgttacAGAGAAAGACGccttcagagtgaaagaggaggaggaggatgttgctTTGAAAGAAAAGGAGGAAGATACAGTTTTTGGAATGGAGGATGAAGTGAAAGAAGATGAAGACGTTTTTGGAATGAAGGATGAAGagggggagattactgtcacattaGAGGAGGACGAAGAAGAGAAGGCTGGAGATCTGATttacaccagtaaataca gagagagacgggactATCATGGATCCTCTGGGGATCCTCAACAATATCATGATGCTGATGAGGCagagagtctctccagatcagaactccgcaagaaacaccagcagagatTTATAGGGAAGAaatctcactgctgctctgactgtgggaaaagaTTCAACTCTTCATCAGACCTTAAAATACATCAACGAATTCACACTGGAGAAAAACCTTATGGCTGTGatcactgtgggaagagttttactacgtCTAGCTATGtaactatacaccagagaacacacacaggagagaaaccatatgTCTgtagtcaatgtgggaagagttttataCGGCTACAAACCCTGAAAGCACACCATAGAATACATACTGGAGAAAAACCTTTTGGCTGTGATCACTGTGAGAAGAGTTTTTCTACATCTAGCTATCAAattatacaccagagaacacacacaggagagaaaccatatagCTGTAGTCAATGTGGGAAGTGTTTTACTCACATCAAAAGCCTGATAGTACACCagcggacacacacaggagagaaaccgtatagctgtaatcaatgtgggaagagtttttccACATCTAGCTATGTAactatacaccagagaatacacacaggagagaaaccatatagctgtaatcaatgtgggaagagttttactcagctaAACAGCCTGATAGTACACCagcggacacacacaggagagaaaccgtatagctgtaatcaatgtgggaagagtttttccACATCTAGCTATGTAactatacaccagagaatacacacaggagagaaatctcttagctgtaatcaatgtgggaagagatactctgataaaagagctctgattaaacatcagaaaatacatggagttgtttcatga